The following is a genomic window from Verrucosispora sp. WMMD573.
CTCGTCCTGCTGGTCGCCGGTGGCTGGGCCCGGCTGGTCGGGCTGACTGCGACCGGGGTACTGGCGGGTCTGGTGGGCGTGCTGGTCCTGCACGGCTGGCTGGGCGTCATCGCCGGGGATCGGCTCGCCGAAGGCGCCGCCATCGGCCTGTTCGCGCTGGCCGCGTCGGCCATCGTGGCCGGCCTCGGCGCTCTCCTCGGACGGCCCGGCATCGGGCTGGGCGCGCTGCTGGTCTTCCTGGTCGGCAACCCGCTCTCCGCGGTCGGCGCCGCGCCGGAACTGCTGCCGCAGCCGTGGGGCGCGTTCGGCCAGTGGTTACCGGTGGGTGCCGGCGGCACGCTGCTGCGCTCGGTCGCGTTCTTCGACGGCGCCGGCGCTGGTCGCCCGATCGCCGTGCTGGCCGGCTACGCGGTGGTCGGGCTCGCGCTGGTGCTGGTGGCCTCCCGGATCCGCCGAGATGCCTCTACTACGATCGGTCGTTGATAGGGCAGGATGGGTCGGGTGGAAGCACTTCGACTCATCCTCCTCTACGTCCATCTGATCGGCTTCGCGTTGCTGCTCGGCGGCGCGATCGCCCAATATCTCACTGGCAAGATCCGGATCAACGCCGCCATGCTGTGGGGTTCGGTGATCCAGCTGCTGACCGGCATCGGCCTGAGCGCGCCGCTGCGCGACGGCGACGAGCCGGCACCCGCGAAGCTTGTGACAAAGCTGGTGCTCGCCCTGTTGATCTTCGTAATGGTCTTCTTCTCCCGCAAGCGGTCCGAGGTCAACCGGGGGCACTTCCTCGCCATCGTGGGATTGACCCTGGTCAACGCGGCCGTGGCGGTCTTCTGGCGATAGCCGGCGACCACCGGCCCTACCGGGAAAAAGGGGCTTTTCCGGAGCGAGAGCGCCCGCCTGCCGGCACCCTGAGTGATGTGCCCCACCCAAGCATTACGTAGGGGTAACAGGGCTCCAACAGTCCTGCACGATTGTCGGTCGGCAGGTGGGCGCGGGCGTACGCTCTGCTCCCGTAACGTGGGACGCCGGCGGCAAGGCGCAGGCCGGCTCAAGGGCTGCCACCGCGTACCCCGCGGTGTGCAATGGGAAGGAGACGTCTTGCGCTCGGTGCGTGGGATGCGGATCGCCTCGATCATCGCGGCGGGTGGGCTCGTACTGAGCGCCGCCGCTTGTGGCGAGGCCCCGGATGAGGACAACAACGCCGGCTCCGGCGGCGAGGCGTACACCGCCTGTATGGTCACCGACGTCGGCGGCATCGACGACAAGTCGTTCAACGCCTCCGCCTGGAAGGGCCTGGAGGACGCCAAGGCGGAGAACGACAACATCGACATCAAGTACGTCGCTTCCAAGGCCGAGGCGGACTACGAGCCGAACCTCACCCAGTACGTCAACCAGGACTGCGACTTCATCCTGGCGGTTGGTGGCCTGATGGGCGAGGCCACCAAGAAGATCGCCGAGGCGAACCCGGACCAGCAGTTCGGCATCGTCGACGCCGACCCTGGGGTGGCAAATGTCTACCCGATGCAGTTCGACACCGCCCAGGCTGCCTTCCTGGGCGGCTACGTCGCCGCCGGCATGAGCGAAAGCGGCAAGGTGGGCACCTACGGCGGTCTGAAGATCCCGCCGGTGACCATCTTCATGGACGGCTACGCCGACGGGGTCGCCTACTACAACGAGGCCAAGGGCAAGGACGTCCAGGTTCTCGGGTGGAACAAGGAGACCCAGAACGGCTCCTTCACCAACGACTTCGTCAAGCAGGACGAGGGCAAGAAGGTCAGCGACGCGCTTGTCGCTCAGGGCGCGGACATCATCATGCCGGTGGCCGGCGGCGCCGGCCTCGGCACCACCGGTGCGGCCCAGGCCTCGGGTGGCAAGTACAACACCATCTGGGTGGACGTCGACGGCTGCGAGAGCACCCCGAACTGCCCGGCGATCATCACCACCGTGGTGAAGAACATCCCGGGCGCGGTCAAGGAGGCCGTGCTCAAGGCCGCCGGTGGCGAGCAGCTCCAGGCGGACCCGGGCTTCATCGGCACCCTGGCCAACGACGGCGTCTCGATCGCCCCGTACCACGAGTTCGACAGCAAGGTCCCGGCCGAGCTGAAGGCCGAGGTCGACAAGCTCAAGGCGGACATCGCCGCCGGCACCGTCAAGGTCGAGTCGGCCGCCCAGCCGAAGTGACCCGTCGCCGGCCGCCCCCGGTGAGACGATCACCGGAGGCGGCCGGCGAGCAGAGCCACACCTGATCCGGCCGCTGCGGCGCGGGGAGACCCGCCGTGCCGCAGCGGCCGATCCGCGCCACCGGTCCGGCCGACGCCGGGCCCGCCCGCCAGCAGCTACGCTGCACCATCGCTTCGCACTCCAGGAGGTTGCGCTGAGACTCGAACTGCGCGGCATCACCAAGCGGTTCGGTGATCTGGTCGCCAACGACCACATCGACCTGACGGTGGAGCCTGGAGAGATCCACGCCCTGCTCGGCGAGAACGGCGCGGGCAAGTCCACCCTGATGAACGTGTTGTACGGGCTCTACCAGCCCGACGAGGGCGAGATCCTGGTCGACGGCAAGCCGCTGAGGCTGCGCGGCCCCTCCGACGCGATCGCGGCCGGCATCGGCATGGTGCACCAGCACTTCATGCTGGTGCCCGTCTTCACCGTCACCGAGAACATCATGCTCGGCGCGGAGCAGGTGCGCGGCGGCATCGCCGGCTTCCTGGACCGGCGTCGCGCCCGGCGCGAGGTCGCCGAGGTTTCCGAGCGGTACAACCTGCGGGTCGACCCGGACGCGGTGATCGAGGACCTGCCGGTCGGCGTCCAGCAGCGGGTGGAGATCGTCAAGGCGCTCACCCGGGACGTCGACCTGCTCATCCTGGACGAGCCCACCGCCGTGCTCACCCCTCAGGAAACCGAGGAACTGCTCACCGTGATGCGGTCGCTCAAGGCCGCCGGCAAGTCGATCGTCTTCATCACCCACAAGCTCGGCGAGGTCAAGGCGATCGCCGACCGGATCACGGTGATCCGGCGCGGGAAAACTGTAGGTACGGCGTCGCCCGAGGCGAGCCGGGACGAGTTGGCCGCGCTGATGGTCGGCCGAACCGTCCGGCTCACCGTGGACAAGACCCCGGCCACCCCCGGCGGGCCCGTCCTGGAGTTGTCCGGCCTGGTCGTCGACGACGACCGCCAGGTCCGCGCGGTGGACGGAGTCGACCTGACCGTACGCGCGGGCGAGGTGCTCGGCGTCGCGGGAGTGCAGGGCAACGGACAGACCGAGCTGATCGAAGCGATCATGGGATTGCGCCCAGTGCTCGCCGGCACGATCACCCTGGACGGGCAGCGGATCGACGGCTGGTCGACCAAGAAGGTGCTCCGGGCGGGCGTCGGGTATGTACCGGAGGATCGCAGCGTCGACGGCCTGGTCAAGGAGTTCACCGTCGCCGAGAACCTGGTGCTGGACATGTACGACCAGCCGCCCTTCGGCCGGGGCCTGTCGCTGCGGCCGGACGAGATCAACAGGTCGGCCCGGGAACGAATCGAGCAGTTCGACGTACGTACCTCGTCGGCCGATGCGCCGGTCGGCACCCTTTCCGGCGGTAACCAGCAGAAGGTGATCGTGGCCCGGGAACTCGCCCGGCAGCTGACGCTGTTCATCGCCGCCCAGCCGACCCGAGGGGTGGACGTCGGCTCGATCGAGTTCATCCACAGCCGGGTCGTCCGTGAGCGTGACGCCGGCACCGCCGTGCTGGTGGTCTCCAGTGAACTCGACGAGGTGATCGGGCTGGCCGACCGGATCGCGGTGATGTATCGCGGGCGGATCATCGGCGTGGTCGGCCCGGATACCCCCCGCGAGGAGATCGGCCTGCTGATGGCCGGCATCACCCCGGACGCCACGGGTGGCTCGCCGGCGGACGGATCCGCGCCGATCGCGACCACCGACCCGGACGTGGCGGCCACCACCGACGCGGACGCCGTGTCCGACGCGGGCATCCCGGCGACCACCGACCGGGACGTGGCCGCCACCACCGACGGCGTGACACCTGCCCCCGAGGGTCCAGGTAGCAAGGACGAGAAGGCATGAGCGAGCGCCAGCGAGCGAATCACCAACCCAGCGTCCCGGAGCCTCATGACGGCCCGCAGCGCAGCGAAGGGCCGGCATGAGCGAGCGCAATTCCCAGCCGAGTTCCCCGGACAAGGAACCGGCGACCGAGGACCAGGCCACCCACACCGCGCTCGGCAACACCGAACGCGCCGAGGCGGCCACCACACCCGGTGAGTCCGGCCAGCGCCCCACGCTGGGGCGGCTCTTCCTGGAGAACCTGTGGGCCGCCAACACCTTCACGGTGACCCTGCTGTCGCTGGTCCTGGCGATGGTCGTCGGTGCCGTCCTGATGATCATTTCCGATCAGGAGGTGCTGGCCACCTACGGCTACATCACCGCCCGCCCGTCGGACGCGATAAACGCCAGTTGGACCCTGGTCAGTGAGGCGTACGCGAACCTGTTCAAGGGCTCGGTCTTCGACCCGGCCGCGAGCAGCGTCAACGCGGCGTTGAGCCCCATCTCGGAGACGCTCACCTACACCGCGCCGCTGGTCTTCACCGGTCTGTCGGTGGCGCTGGCCTTCCGCGGCGGCCTGTTCAACATCGGCGCGCAGGGGCAGGCGACGATGGGCGTCATCCTGGCCGCGCTGGCCGGCTTCCTGCTGCCGCTGCCGCCCGGGCTGCACCTGCTGGTCGCCGTCCTGGCCGGCGCGCTCGGTGGGGCCATCTGGGGGTTCATCCCGGGCATCCTCAAGGCGCGGACCGGCGCCCACGAGGTGATCAACACGATCATGCTCAACTACATCGCTGTCTACTTCCTCACCTGGCTGATCGTGCAGAGCGGGGTGCAGGACCCGAACCGTACCGACGCGATCAGCCGGCCGGTGGACGCCTCCGCGCAACTGCCGCGACTCTTCGGTGACGGGCTGCGCGCCCACGCCGGCATCATCCTGGCCGTGCTGGCCACCTGGGCGGTCGCCTGGTTGCTCAACCGCTCCACGCTCGGCTTCGAGCTGCGCGCGGTGGGCGCCAACCCGGACGCCGCCCGCACCGCCGGCATCAGCGTCACCCGGACGTACGTCCTGATCATGGTCTTTGCCGGGGCGCTGGCCGGACTCGGCGGCTCGCAGATGGTGCTCGGCACCACCGCGGCGGCCCTGACTCCCCTGGTGGTCGCCCAGATCGGGTTCGACGGCATCCTGGTCGCCCTGCTCGGTCGGGTGAAACCGTGGGGTGTGGCGCTGGCCGCGCTGCTGTTCGGCGCGTTGCAGGCCGGCGGCAACCGGATGCAGTCGTACTCAGGGATTTCGCTGGAGTTGGTCACCGTGCTCCAGGCCCTGATCGTCATCTTCATCGCCGCGCCGGCACTGGTGAAGGCGATCTTCCAGCTCCGGGCCGCGCGGGCCGCCCGGTTGCAGACGAGCCTCGCGAAGGGCTGGTGAGGCATGTCCACCACGGCTGTTCCCGACGTCGCGCTCGCGTCGGTAAACGAGGGCTTCTGGACCCGTAACCGCAAGGTCGGCCTGGTGCTGGTGGCTCTCGGGCTGCTGGCCACCGTGCTGTTCGGCGCGCTCGCCACCGGCGAGCCGGCCCGCTTCACGCTCAGCGAGGATGCTGCCGGCGCCGCGCTGAAGGTCGACGGCACCGTCGGTGCGGTCATCTTCGGCCTGATCGCGCTCGCCGCTGGCGGCTCGATGCTCGCCGGGCTGCCGAAGCGGTGGTTCGTCCCGGTGCTCGCCGTCGGCCTGGTCGCCTTCGTGCTGTCGTTCCTGTGCTGGCAGGTCTCCGCCGCACCGACCGGGCAGAACTTCATGCCGCTTGTCAACATCGTGCGGGGCACCTTCCTGCTCGCCCTGCCGCTGATCTTCGGCTCACTGGCCGGCGTGCTCTGTGAGCGCTCCGGCGTGGTCAACGTCGCCATCGAGGGGCAGCTGCTGATGGGTGCCTTCAGCGGCGCGCTGTTCGGCAGCATCTCCGGCAGCGTCTGGGTGGGACTCGTCGCCGCGGCCATCGGCGGCTCGCTCATCTCGCTGCTGTTGGCCGTGTTCAGCATTCGTTACCTGGTCGACCAGGTGGTCATGGGCATCGTGCTGAACCTGCTGGCCGTCGGCATCACCGGCTTCCTTTACGAGCGGCTGATGCAGACCGACGCCGCCCGGTACAACAGCGCACCGCGGTTCAGCAACTGGGAGATCCCGCTGCTGTCGGACATCCCCCTGCTCGGGCCGGCGCTGTTCCGGGGCAACATCTTCCTCTACCTCGCCCTGCTCCTGGTGCTCGTGATCCACATCGCGCTGTTCCGGACCCGGTGGGGCCTGCGGACCCGGTCGGTAGGTGAACACCCGACGGCGGCCGACACCCTGGGCGTACGGGTGCTCGGACTGCGCTACCGAAATGTGATCATGGCTGGGGCGGTCGCCGGCATCGGCGGGGCCTCCTACACGCTGGCCCTCTTCTCGTTCACCAAGAACATGATCGGTGGCAAGGGCTTCATCGCCCTGGCCGCACTGATCTTCGGGCGGTGGAGCCCCACGGGTGCGCTCCTCGCCGCGCTCTTCTTCGGGTTCGCCGACCAGTTGGCCACCTACCTCGGCGCGATCAACAGCGTGATCCCGGGCCAGTTCCTGGCCATGCTGCCCTACCTGGCGACGATCCTGGCCGTGGCCGGGCTGGTCGGTCGGGTACGGGCACCGGCCGCCGACGGCAAGCCGTACATCAAGGGCTGACCCGTGCTCTCACCCCTCGACGAGGTCGTCGAATGCCGACGTCCATGATCCACGCAACTTCCCTGATACTGCTGCCTCGGCCGGGGCTGAGGCAGCAGTATCCCGGAAACTGTGCGGTTCTCGGGAGCGTGGTGAGACGGGGGCTCGAAGTTCTGGGGCGTTGTGGGGTCGGTGGCGCTGGCGTGGGTGGTGGCGCGTTGAAGCTGGTCAGCGGGTATGCGGCAGAATGTCGGGATGAGTGAGATCGACTGGGAGCGGCTGCGGGCAGCCGCCACCGAGGTGATGCGGCACGCGTACGTGCCGTACTCGAAGTTTCCGGTCGGTGCCGCGGCACTTGTCGACGACGGCCGGGTCGTGGTCGGCTGCAACGTCGAGAACGCCGCGTACGGCGTGACGCTGTGCGCCGAGTGCGGGGTGGTCTCCTCGCTG
Proteins encoded in this region:
- a CDS encoding BMP family ABC transporter substrate-binding protein translates to MRIASIIAAGGLVLSAAACGEAPDEDNNAGSGGEAYTACMVTDVGGIDDKSFNASAWKGLEDAKAENDNIDIKYVASKAEADYEPNLTQYVNQDCDFILAVGGLMGEATKKIAEANPDQQFGIVDADPGVANVYPMQFDTAQAAFLGGYVAAGMSESGKVGTYGGLKIPPVTIFMDGYADGVAYYNEAKGKDVQVLGWNKETQNGSFTNDFVKQDEGKKVSDALVAQGADIIMPVAGGAGLGTTGAAQASGGKYNTIWVDVDGCESTPNCPAIITTVVKNIPGAVKEAVLKAAGGEQLQADPGFIGTLANDGVSIAPYHEFDSKVPAELKAEVDKLKADIAAGTVKVESAAQPK
- a CDS encoding ABC transporter ATP-binding protein translates to MDLTVEPGEIHALLGENGAGKSTLMNVLYGLYQPDEGEILVDGKPLRLRGPSDAIAAGIGMVHQHFMLVPVFTVTENIMLGAEQVRGGIAGFLDRRRARREVAEVSERYNLRVDPDAVIEDLPVGVQQRVEIVKALTRDVDLLILDEPTAVLTPQETEELLTVMRSLKAAGKSIVFITHKLGEVKAIADRITVIRRGKTVGTASPEASRDELAALMVGRTVRLTVDKTPATPGGPVLELSGLVVDDDRQVRAVDGVDLTVRAGEVLGVAGVQGNGQTELIEAIMGLRPVLAGTITLDGQRIDGWSTKKVLRAGVGYVPEDRSVDGLVKEFTVAENLVLDMYDQPPFGRGLSLRPDEINRSARERIEQFDVRTSSADAPVGTLSGGNQQKVIVARELARQLTLFIAAQPTRGVDVGSIEFIHSRVVRERDAGTAVLVVSSELDEVIGLADRIAVMYRGRIIGVVGPDTPREEIGLLMAGITPDATGGSPADGSAPIATTDPDVAATTDADAVSDAGIPATTDRDVAATTDGVTPAPEGPGSKDEKA
- a CDS encoding ABC transporter permease → MSERNSQPSSPDKEPATEDQATHTALGNTERAEAATTPGESGQRPTLGRLFLENLWAANTFTVTLLSLVLAMVVGAVLMIISDQEVLATYGYITARPSDAINASWTLVSEAYANLFKGSVFDPAASSVNAALSPISETLTYTAPLVFTGLSVALAFRGGLFNIGAQGQATMGVILAALAGFLLPLPPGLHLLVAVLAGALGGAIWGFIPGILKARTGAHEVINTIMLNYIAVYFLTWLIVQSGVQDPNRTDAISRPVDASAQLPRLFGDGLRAHAGIILAVLATWAVAWLLNRSTLGFELRAVGANPDAARTAGISVTRTYVLIMVFAGALAGLGGSQMVLGTTAAALTPLVVAQIGFDGILVALLGRVKPWGVALAALLFGALQAGGNRMQSYSGISLELVTVLQALIVIFIAAPALVKAIFQLRAARAARLQTSLAKGW
- a CDS encoding ABC transporter permease is translated as MSTTAVPDVALASVNEGFWTRNRKVGLVLVALGLLATVLFGALATGEPARFTLSEDAAGAALKVDGTVGAVIFGLIALAAGGSMLAGLPKRWFVPVLAVGLVAFVLSFLCWQVSAAPTGQNFMPLVNIVRGTFLLALPLIFGSLAGVLCERSGVVNVAIEGQLLMGAFSGALFGSISGSVWVGLVAAAIGGSLISLLLAVFSIRYLVDQVVMGIVLNLLAVGITGFLYERLMQTDAARYNSAPRFSNWEIPLLSDIPLLGPALFRGNIFLYLALLLVLVIHIALFRTRWGLRTRSVGEHPTAADTLGVRVLGLRYRNVIMAGAVAGIGGASYTLALFSFTKNMIGGKGFIALAALIFGRWSPTGALLAALFFGFADQLATYLGAINSVIPGQFLAMLPYLATILAVAGLVGRVRAPAADGKPYIKG